In Flavobacterium luteolum, the DNA window GGGTGTTTTATTTGCACTTCGGTTGCACTGAATAATGTGCGGCATGCACCATGGATTTGCTTGACTGCCTTTTCAATTGTATTGTTGAAATACCTGAAATGGTTTCCCTTAAATTCGTAGTTTTTAACCGAGATGACAATCAGTACGGAATTGAATATAATCATTAGATCGCAGATTTCCTTTTTGTCACCATTCTCATATTTGGGACCTGGGTAGCACCAGTATTTAAGAAACGATTTGTATGCCAAATTGTTTACAAAGTCTTCACCTATCTGCCCTTTATCATCCATAGTGCACGTATTTTAGATTAGGTATGAAAATACTTAAAAATCTTGAATACTTTAAAATTTTAAAAGGATTTTTGATATTGAAGACCAATCTTATGAATATCTTCTAATACAAATTCCTATTCTTTTGCATTGTCGTTGATTTGTACTTGTTATTGTATCGTAGCAGCTGGTTATATCATTTTCAAAATCTATGATTTTTGCTCTAAATCGTTCAAGAGTGTCCATAACTAGAGGCAAATGTGTCCAGACTTTAGATCACTACAATAATTCATCCAGAATTTTTTCCGATCTGCTTCGATATTTGTAGTCGCTTAAAATATCATCGAATGACTTAAGCAGCTGCTTTCTGTAAAATTTACTCTTCTGATCGTTTTGTTTCAGCGCATTGAACGCTCCGACGATGAATCTGGCCAGTTCATCATTGTGATAAACCCTATAATCTTCAACATTCAGCTTGTTATTTGCTATAACAAAATTAAAAACTTCAATTGCTTCGATTATATTCTTAGAACATTGATTTTTTAAATATTCAATAAAGTCGCCTGTGATTTTATAATAGGGCATTTTGATGATGCTTTCTAAAAAGCTTCGAATTTCATTGATATCTATGTCTTCAATAGGCAGATGATCAAACTCTAAATTGTTTTCAAGGTCATCTTGAGCAAATTTTATAATTTTTCCTAACAGAAGTTTTGATTTTTCAGGAGCTGAATTATTAAAATTGAAATGTTTCAGAATATCCCTTAGACCTGAATTTCTGGACGACGGACTATTTTCTAATAATTCGATTAAAAGTGGTTCTGCTTCCTGTGTATTTCGTAGATAGGAAAAATAGAGAATTGAAAATAACATTTTGCTATCGTCTTTTCCTAATTTATCGCATCTAATAAGTTTTTCAAAGACTGGAATTAACGAAACAAAATTATCTTTTACCATGTATTGCATTCCCCATATGCCCGAGGCAATGATATATATATCGTCTTCACTAAGCAGGTATTTAATAAATAAGGAATATGATCTCTTTAAATGCAGACTGTTCAAATGGGCAAATTCATGGATTACTAAAGCTTTAGCGTCTCTAGGTCCATCTTTTAAGATTTTTTCAGCAGTTTCAAATATGATATCCTCATAAAGAGGTGTTTTACAGTTCATCATTGCTTTAATCGCCATGCCATAGTCGGAATTTAAGCCTCTGTGAAAAAGCCCTTTTATGGTTGTCTGAATTTCTAGATCCTTGTAAACTCTCTGGTTTTTCCATTGCAATGCATTCTCTTTCAAATAAAAGATTATAAAAGTGTCGTAGATTTCACTTTCCAACAAATATCTAGCTATGTTTATCAAATTGTAATCATATTTCTTTTCCATTGTTGAAAGAACACTTTTAAAAAGTTCGAAAACTGTCAAAGGATCATACCTGCCTTCACATAGTCCCGCTAGGCCGGCCAAAGGATATGATCTTTCTATAATGGGATTTAGTATGGCATGTCGGACAATCTCTTCAAATTTTTTATTTGCGAATTTTTTTGCGTAATCTCGAAACGCATGTGAATGCTCATAAATTCCACCTTTTAGATGATCTGATCCTGAAAAAGGAATGTTACTGTTGTATTTTAAAAAAGATTTGAGCCACTGTCTAATTGACATTCTTTCATATGCATCATCATCAAGAGGCCTATGGACGAAGCCTGCTATTCCTGTTGTTGAACGAAATTTTGTATAATTCCAATGTTTGACCTTACGATGAAGCTCATTCTGTAATTTTAGCAGAGCAGCATCTGCATCAATGGTCTTCTGAGGTATTACTGATAGAATTACAAATTGTGTCAAACCCCATCTGCTGACGAGCTTCGGTTTCTCTCCAAAGGACCAAATTCCAACTTCACCCTTAATTCTGATCAATGGTATTTTTATTAAGATTTCCTGCTTTTGTTTTGTATTCATTTCGGCAAAGGCTGTTTCAAAAACTGCAAGAAACTCCGTTCCAAAATCACTTGAAGCAAGATAAAAGTTTTCTTGAACAACATGAAAGAATAGATCGAAAACAATGTCTTTGTATGCTGTTTCATTATTCTTCAAAGCAAATACAAGCAGGCGCAGAATTACAGCTGATGCAGATTTTTTATTCGCATTGACAAAATGCATAAATTTATCATTTTTTTCTTTTGCCATTAATCGAAGGCAGTGGGCTGCCTGCCAGTACAAGTATTCTTTTCCATATATAAAATAATCGTCTTGAAGTTCTACCTCGGTAAACAGCTGGTCGCTATCTATGTTTTCGTAGATGTACTCATTTTTATCCAAATCTTTTTTGATGATATCGATCAAATAATTGAATACGGTCGTTGGAATACTATTTGAAAGCTCGTTTAAAAGCTCTTTTCCCTGATCTTTAGTCCTGCTTTGCTGATCGAGAAAACCATCATCCAGATATCTCTGTTTGAATTTTTCAAAACAGAACTGCGGATCATTCTTTGCCATATTTTTTAGGACCATAAAATATCCAAAAGAATCACTAATGTGGAAGTCTGAGCACTGTTCTAAAAGTGTATAAGCCTGTCTATTTGACCAATCAGAAATACGCATTAATATCTCTTTTTTTAAATAATCTTGTTTGTATTTGAGAACAAATTCCCATGCCTTTTGTTCATTCTGTTCTATAAACCTGTTAAAAAACCAAGAGATTATCATTTGAATGTATTTCAGCATCTCCTCCGGGATATTGTTTTTTCCGCATGACAGTTGATCATCCAAAACGGTAAAAACCATTTTTTTTTCAATAGCCAAATACAGCCATTTCACTGCTGTTGCATGTTCAAAAAACACAAGAAGGAAATTTGGATCTATTTTTGTTGTATTAACTACGAAGTCAAGCTCATCAATTGTTGGATTCTCCTGCGTCAGCACAGTTATAAACACCATCTGTTTGATATGAAAGAGTATAGTCTGATCATTAAGAATTTGATTTATAGTTCTTGCATAGTTGATTTTGTCAATCTCTCTTAAATACGAAAGGATCATTTTGACAGCCGATCTTATAAAAATAGACTGTTCCTGCTCTAGTATGTAGTCGATTAGATTCCAGTTGTTTTCGACAAACTGTTTGGCAAATATAAAATCGTAAAACGTCTGATGGAAAAACTGTATCTGTTTGTCTTCCTTCTTCAATAGACGCTGGCTTTCTAAATACTTTAGTTCCTGATAATTTTCCTCAAAGTTATGTTCGCTAACTGTTATGGACTGCTGTTCAAACATTTTGCTTGAAATCTGGTACAAAAGGATTTTAACGGCTGAACTTTTTACAGGAGCATAACTTTCAATGGATAGGATTTTTTGCTCGAATAATTCTGAGTATAGGCCCTGAAGACTGCTAATTGAATTATAATTCGGAGCAAGTTTTTTTGCAATTCTTGAAAAAATATTCAAATGGTTTGGAGTGCGCAATAATTGGAAAAGTTTATTATTTAGCTGTTTACTGGTTATATTAATTTTTTCCAGCTGATGCAAAACCTGGCTTTCATCAAGAATTTCTACATTGATAGTTTTGAGGTTCTTATAGATTCGCAGTGAGGAGTCATGATTAAGATCAAAGATCCTAACTGATATGACAAGCCTTATCTTCGGATCATGTTTA includes these proteins:
- a CDS encoding AAA family ATPase, translating into MLDILYSNPPIITEAYINKPLALANKSFPYNEIADSRRFEELLYSISYTLIGKNKFQLYDSVSLMSGVRDKGRDCAFFTNGVSTGIIQCKKYKEPLKKSAFGEEITKFILNSLLDNRLIPNPSEFTYYIVVSNGLDSDCRDFIDGLQHLVDNENNFEKWVVKNLKQPTLQSLLLPDTLEEVRRIIKLITVETLIPADLDILLSEPECLKFIPLFFEVKSVVDNRAVQELEKKVSNYINQILDEPVLRSELISGSSSLQMELNEFEEIFDSHIERKETAQLLDWVNSPADKNIQEKELNICLLAGNAGMGKTVILKDLYDALTAQEIPVLGLKADKLHAANLTDLKEKVGLSIPIIDFVNQCKANYNKTVIIIDQIDALSQSMSADRNFLQVFNTLIQNFKHDPKIRLVISVRIFDLNHDSSLRIYKNLKTINVEILDESQVLHQLEKINITSKQLNNKLFQLLRTPNHLNIFSRIAKKLAPNYNSISSLQGLYSELFEQKILSIESYAPVKSSAVKILLYQISSKMFEQQSITVSEHNFEENYQELKYLESQRLLKKEDKQIQFFHQTFYDFIFAKQFVENNWNLIDYILEQEQSIFIRSAVKMILSYLREIDKINYARTINQILNDQTILFHIKQMVFITVLTQENPTIDELDFVVNTTKIDPNFLLVFFEHATAVKWLYLAIEKKMVFTVLDDQLSCGKNNIPEEMLKYIQMIISWFFNRFIEQNEQKAWEFVLKYKQDYLKKEILMRISDWSNRQAYTLLEQCSDFHISDSFGYFMVLKNMAKNDPQFCFEKFKQRYLDDGFLDQQSRTKDQGKELLNELSNSIPTTVFNYLIDIIKKDLDKNEYIYENIDSDQLFTEVELQDDYFIYGKEYLYWQAAHCLRLMAKEKNDKFMHFVNANKKSASAVILRLLVFALKNNETAYKDIVFDLFFHVVQENFYLASSDFGTEFLAVFETAFAEMNTKQKQEILIKIPLIRIKGEVGIWSFGEKPKLVSRWGLTQFVILSVIPQKTIDADAALLKLQNELHRKVKHWNYTKFRSTTGIAGFVHRPLDDDAYERMSIRQWLKSFLKYNSNIPFSGSDHLKGGIYEHSHAFRDYAKKFANKKFEEIVRHAILNPIIERSYPLAGLAGLCEGRYDPLTVFELFKSVLSTMEKKYDYNLINIARYLLESEIYDTFIIFYLKENALQWKNQRVYKDLEIQTTIKGLFHRGLNSDYGMAIKAMMNCKTPLYEDIIFETAEKILKDGPRDAKALVIHEFAHLNSLHLKRSYSLFIKYLLSEDDIYIIASGIWGMQYMVKDNFVSLIPVFEKLIRCDKLGKDDSKMLFSILYFSYLRNTQEAEPLLIELLENSPSSRNSGLRDILKHFNFNNSAPEKSKLLLGKIIKFAQDDLENNLEFDHLPIEDIDINEIRSFLESIIKMPYYKITGDFIEYLKNQCSKNIIEAIEVFNFVIANNKLNVEDYRVYHNDELARFIVGAFNALKQNDQKSKFYRKQLLKSFDDILSDYKYRSRSEKILDELL